The nucleotide sequence GGCCACCTACGCCCACAAGCTGAACAAGGACGAAGCGCGCATCGACTGGACACGTCCGGCGCTCGAGCTGGAACGACTGATCCGCGCCTTCCATCCCTGGCCGATCTGCCATGCCAGCCTCGACGGTGCAGTGGTGAAGATTCACGCAGCCAAGATCGGCGCAGGGCAGGGCAATCCCAGTCAGATCCTTGCCGCTGGCAAGGACGGCCTGGAAGTCGCCTGCGGTCAGGGCTCACTGTTGCTCACTCGCCTGCAACTACCGGGCGGCAAGCCGCTGGGCTTTGGCGATCTGTTCAACAGCCGGCGCGAGCAGTTCACACCCGGCAAGGTGTTCGAATAATGGCGATGAACCCGCGCCTGGCCGCCGCCCGCGCGCTGTCAACGGTGCTCGCCGGCAAGGCCTCGCTGGGCAGCAGCCTGCCCGATGTCCTGGCCAAGGTCGAAGCACGTGACCGCGGCCTGACCCAGGAGCTGGCCTTTGGCGCCGCGCGCTGGCAACCGCGCCTGGCGGGCCTGGCCGAACGCCTGCTGCAGAAGCCCTTCAAGGCGGCCGACCGCGATGTCGAGGCCTTGCTGCTGGTCGGCCTGTATCAGCTGTTCTACACCCGTATTCCCCATCATGCGGCCATCGGCGAGACCGTCGGTTGCGTGGAAAAACTGAAGAAACCCTGGGCCAAGGGCCTTCTCAATGCCGTGCTGCGCAACGCCCAGCGCGAAGGCGAAGCCTTGCTGGCCGAGCTGGAACACGACCCGGTGATTCGCGTCGCGCACCCGCGCTGGTTGCAGAAATCGCTCAAGGCGTTCTGGCCGCAGCACTGGGAAGCCATCTGTGCCGCCAACAATGCGCATCCGCCGATGATGCTGCGGGTCAATCGCCGTCAGACCAGCCGGGACGAATATCTGGCCGAACTGCAGGCCGCCGGCATCGAGGCCTTCGCCTGCCGGTTCAGTGAGGACGGCATCCGTCTGGCAGCGGCCTGCGATGTGCAGCAACTGCCGGGTTTCGCGGAAGGTCGCGTCAGCGTGCAGGATGAAGCCGCGCAGCTGGCTGCCGGATTACTGGAGCTGAAACCCGGTCAGCGCGTGCTGGACGCCTGCTGCGCACCGGGCGGCAAGACCTGCCATATCCTCGAACGTGAGCCGGAGCTGGCGGAAGTCGTCGCCCTGGACCTGGAACCCAAGCGCCTGCAGCGTGTGCAGGAGAATCTCCAGCGCCTGCAACTCAAGGCCACCCTGACCACTGCCGACGCCCGCGACACCCAAGCCTGGTGGGACGGCAAGCCCTTCCAGCGCATTCTGCTCGACGCGCCGTGCTCGGCCACCGGCGTTATCCGCCGTCACCCGGACATCAAACTGGCACGCCAGGCAGACGACATCGCCCCCCTGGCCATCCTGCAGGGCGAAATGCTCGATGCGCTCTGGCCCACCCTGGAAGTCGGGGGCGTACTGCTGTATGCCACCTGCTCGGTGCTGCCGACCGAGAATCGCGAGGTGATCGAAGCCTTTCTCAACCGCACGCCTGGCGCCCGCGAGCTGGACCTGCCTGATGCCTTCGGCCTCCAGCAGCCCCACGGCCGGCAACTGCTGCCCCAGGAAGACGGGCACGACGGCTTCTATTACGCCAAACTGATCAAGATTGCCGCCCAGCCGGGCGCTGGGAAACGCTAACGGGCTTCATCGCGCTTCAGGAGTGACCGCGTGAAAATCATCATTTTGGGGGCAGGGCAGGTCGGCGGGACCTTGGCGGAAAACCTCGCCAGCGAGGCCAACGACATCACCGTGGTGGATACCGACCCCGACCGCCTGCGCGATCTGGGCGACCGCCTGGATATTCGTACCGTCGTCGGCCACGCATCCTTTCCCACCGTGCTGCGCCAGGCCGGCGCCGATGATGCCGACATGCTGGTGGCGGTCACCAACAGCGATGAAACCAACATGGTCGCCTGCCAGGTCGCCTTCACCCTGTTCAACACGCCGACCAAGATCGCCCGGGTGCGCGAACCGGCCTACCTGACACGCACCAGCCTGTTCAACAACGAAGCCATTCCGGTGGATGTGCTGATCAGCCCCGAGCAGGTGGTGACCAACTACATCAGGCGCCTGATCGAGATTCCCGGCTCGCTGCAGGTGATCGACTTCGCCGGCGGCAAGGCGCAGCTGGTGGCCGTACGCGCCTACTATGGCGGCCCGCTGGTTGGACAGGAACTGCGCCAGATCCGCGCGCACATGCCCAACGTCGACACCCGCGTAGCGGCGATATTCCGCCGCAACCAGCCGATCCTGCCCCAGGGCAACACCGTAATCGAGGCCGATGACGAAGTATTCTTCATCGCCGCCAAAGCCGACATCCGCGCGGTGATGAGCGAAATGCGCCGCCTGGACGAAAGCTACAAGAACATCCTGATCGCCGGCGGCGGCCATATCGGCGAGCGCCTGGCCGAGGCCATCGAAAACCGCTACCAGGTAAAAATCATCGAAATGAGCACGGCTCGCTGCCGCTACCTCTCCGATACCCTGGACAACACCGTCATCCTCCATGGCAGCGCCTCGGATCGCGACCTGCTGCTGGAGGAAAACATCCGTGACGTGGATGTGTTCCTCGCGCTGACCAACGATGACGAAGCCAACATCATGTCGTCGCTACTGGCCAAACGTCTCGGTGCGCGCAAGGTCATGTGCATCATCAACAACCCGGCCTACGTCGACCTGGTGCAGGGCGGCGAGATCGATATCGCCATCAGCCCGCAGCTGGCCACCATTGGTACGCTGCTGACCCACGTGCGCCGCGGTGACATCGTCAGCGCCCACTCGCTACGCCGCGGCGCCGCCGAAGCCATCGAGGTGGTCGCCCATGGCGATATCCGCTCCAGCAAGGTCATCGGCCGGGAGATCGGCAAGATCTCGTTGCCGCCGGGCACCAGCATCGGTGCCATTATCCGCGACGAAAAGGTCCTCATCGCCCACAGCAATACCGTGATCGAATCCGGCGACCACGTGATCCTGTTCCTGGTCGACAAGAAGCAGGTGCGCAATGTCGAGCGGTTGTTCCAGGCCGGCCTGACCTTTTTCTAATCTCCTGCCCATACGGCCGTTTCGCTGCAAGTTGGCCCCGAAATCCGCTCTGAACCGGGTTTCGTTTGTTCGGTCAAAATTGGCGACCATTCGCTTCAGATGGCTTCGGGTTTTCGTTTGCGGCTCAGCTTTGTATGCTCACGCCGGGAGCCGAGGCTCCCTATAGTCTGTCAACCAGCAACCGGCGAGGCATTCACTCGATACATCCGTCGCGCTTGTAGCGGCACCCCGATGCCTCCTGGCAAACGATTCGCCATCCGCGATGCAAGAACAACAAACAGGAGAAACACCATGAGGGCTCCCACCATCTCACCCATTTCCCGGCTTCTGATCGGCTGTACGGCCTTGGCCAGCATCACGATCAGCAGCCTGTCCCAGGCCGATACGCTGGCCAAGATCAAGGAAAACAGCAGCGTCCGCATCGGCTATGCCAACGAAACACCCTTCGCCTACACCGCCACCGACGGCAGCGTCACCGGCGAATCCCCCGAAATCGTCGAAAAGATTTTCCAGCGACTGGGCATCGAAACCATCAACCCCGTCCTTACCGAATGGGGCTCACTGATCCCCGGCCTGCGCGCCAGCCGCTTCGACCTCATCGCCGCCGGCATGTACATCACCCCCGAGCGCTGCAAGCAGGTGCTGTTCACCGACCCACACTATCAGCTGCCCGACACCCTGCTGGTGAAGACCGGCAATCCAAAGAATCTGCGCAGCTATGAGGACATCGCCAACAACCCCGATGCCAAGCTGGCGATCATGTCCGGCACCGTCAACCTGGCCTATGCACGCAAGGCCGGGATCAAGGATTCGCAGATCGTCCAGGTTCCGGACACAACCTCGCAGCTGCAGGCCGTACGCACCGGCCGCGCGGATGCTGCGATCGGCACCCAGCTGACCATGAAAGGCCTGGCCGAGAAGGCCGGCGATCAGGTCGAAGCGACCACCGACTTCAAGGATGATCCTGCTCACACCGGCTACGGTGCGCTGGCCTTCCGTCCCCAGGACAAGGCGCTGCGTGATGCAGTGAACGCCGAGCTAAAGAAGTGGCTGGGCAGTGAGGAGCATCTGAAGACCGTTGAGCCTTTCGGCTTCGACCGCTCCAATGTCACCGACAAGACGGCCGAGGAACTCTGCTCCGCCTGACCGGAACGGCTGTACGCGAGGCCTAAGGGCACCGCTGCAGCCTTGCACCCACCTTGATTTCCGCCCACCGGAACACCTCGTCTTCACCCAAGCCCATCGCCTCTCCCGCGGTGCGCTTGCCGGTGGTCGAACGCGCCGACTCCGGCCGCACGTTTTTACCTGGCCTGCCTCGGGCCAATCGGAAAAGTCCATGAATGAACTCCTCCCCCTGATGCTGGAGGGTGCCTGGGTGACCGTGCAGGTCACCTTCTTCGGCTCCCTGCTGGCCATTGCCGTCGCGCTGGTGGCCGCCTTCGGCCGCCTGTCACCGATTGCCCCGCTGCGCTGGCTGGCCATCAGCTATATCGAAGTCTTTCGCGGCAGCTCCTTGCTGGTGCAGCTCTTCTGGCTCTACTTCGTGCTGCCGATGCCGCCCTTCAATGTCAGTCTCAGTGCCTTCCAGGTGGCGGTTATCGGGCTGGGCCTAAACATTGGTGCCTATGGCGCGGAAGTGCTGCGCGGGGCCATCCGATCAGTACATGAAGGCCAGTACGAGGCGTGCCAGGCGCTGAACATGACGCCCTGGCAGCGCACCCGGCGCATCATCCTGCCGCAGGCGCTGCTGGCAGCGATTCCGCCGGGAACCAACCTGTTGATCGAGCTGCTGAAGAACACCTCGCTGGTCTCCCTGATCACCCTGTCGGACCTGGCCTTCCGCGCGCGCCAGCTGGATCAGGCGACGCTGATGACTCTGGAGATCTTCGGCCTGGCGCTGGTCATGTACTTCATCCTGGCGCAGATCATCAATTTCTCCATGCGGGCGCTGGAGCGTCGGCTCAGTCGCGGGCGCATGCGTGGAGGTCTGTCATGAACTTCTTCGACTGGGAATTTGCCTGGAGCATCCTGCCGCGGCTGCTGGATGCCTCGCTAAAGACCATCGGCATCACCCTGGCCGGCTTTTCCATCGCCATCGTGCTCGGCCTGTTCCTTGCCATCGGCCGTCGCAGCCGCCTGCGCTGGCTGTCGTGGCCGGTGACCGGCCTGATCGAATTCATCCGCAGCACGCCGCTGCTGATCCAGGTCTATTTCCTGTTCTTCGTGGCACCGGCCTACGGCCTCAACCTGACGGCATTGCAGGCCGGCATCATCGGCATCGCGCTGCATTACGCCTGCTACACCGCCGAGGTCTACCGCGCCGGGCTGGACGCGGTGCCGCGCGCTCAGTGGGAGGCAGTCACTGCGCTGAACATGAAGCCGCTGACCGCCTACCGCAAGATCATCCTGCCCCAGGCGTTGCGGCCGATTCTGCCGGCACTGGGCAACTACCTGATCTCGATGCTCAAGGACACGCCGGTGCTGTCCGCGATCACCGTGGTGGAAATCATGCAGCGGGCCAAGAACATCGGCTCCGAACATTTCCGCTACCTGGAGCCGATCACCATGGTCGGCCTGTTCTTCCTTATCCTCAGTCTCGGCCTCGCCTGGTTGGTGCGCCGTCTGGAAAACCGCATGGAGCTCGCCCGATGAACCCGTCGACGCCCACCCCCGTCCAGCCCACCGAAACCAGCGCCAGCTCGGAACCCATGGTGCAGTTTCGCGACGTAACCAAGCGCTATGGCGACCTGACGGTACTCGACCATCTGGACCTCGATGTTCATAACGGCGAAAAGGTCGCCATCATCGGCCCCAGCGGCTCCGGAAAATCCACCTTGCTGCGCGCCCTGATGACCCTGGAGGACATCGACGAGGGCATGATCATGGTCGACGGCGAGCCACTGACCCACATGCCCGATGCCAACGGCCAGCTGGTGCGCGCCAGTTCCCGGCATCAGCGCAACGTGCGCGGCAAGGTCGGCATGGTATTCCAGAGCTTCAATCTGTTCCCTCACATGAATGCGCTGCAGAACGTGATGGAAGCGCCGGTGCAGGTGCTCGGCCTGTCCACGGCTGAGGCGCGCGAGCGGGCTACCGAGTTGCTGGCCATGGTCGGTCTGGACGACAAGTTCGAGCACTATCCGTCGCAGCTTTCCGGCGGCCAGCAGCAGCGCGTGGCGATCGCCCGGGCATTGGCCATGCGGCCCAAAGTGATGCTGTTCGATGAGGTTACCTCGGCGCTTGACCCCGAACTCTGTGGCGAAGTGCTCAACGTGATTCGCCGACTCGGCGATGCGCACAGCCTGACCATGCTGATGGTGACCCACCAAATGGGCTTCGCCCGGGAGTTCGCCGACCGCGTATGCTTCTTCAACGAGGGACGTATTCTCGAGGAGGGCACGCCGGACGAGCTCTTTGGCAATCCACAGCAGGAGCGTACCCAGGCGTTTCTCAGTGCAGTCAACGAAGCGCACTAGGCTCTGCACGCCGCCTTCGAGCAATGCACTTTTTCGTTCAGCCCCTGGAACATGGCTATTGGGGGCAGAACGATTAAGCTGGACGTGAGCCTGCCGGCTCGCTTCAGTCACTTGACGCTTTCAGCGCGCCAAAGGAGGCAACCGATGCTTGATTCACTGGAAAAGATGCTTGCGCAGGGCATGGACAACCCCATGCTGCGTTTCGGTCTGGGCAAGGGCTATCTGGATGCCGGTGATGCCGAGCGGGCGGTCACGCACTTTCGCCGCTGCGTGGAGCTGGACCCGAAGTATTCCGCAGCCTGGAAGTTGCTGGGGCGGGCGTTACAGAGTTGCGGCGATCTCGATGGAGCACGCGCGGCCTGGGAAAAAGGGCTGGTTGCCGCACAGGCACATGGCGACAAGCAGGCCGAGAAGGAAATGACGGTATTTCTGCGCAAGCTGGACAAGGCGCAGAGCCCTTGAGCCTTCTCCCCGCTTCGGCCTGCATCGCGCTTGCAAAAGCGCTTTTTAAGCCTGAAGCCGAATTCATTCAGCAGCTGTAAGGCCGAAGAAGTTCGGCCCTACAGCTATCAGTTCGCCAGGATAAAGCGCAGACCCACGCCTTCAGCATCCACCCGCATCACTTCCATTTGCAGCTCCGGCGCCGGGATCGGCAGGTCCTGTACCTGGCCACGGACAATGGTGCCCGGCTGTAGCGAGACCAGATCGGGATGCTTGACGTAGACCCCACTGTCGGAAAGGTCGCGGGTCTGTGCCAACACCTCGCCGAATGATTCGTGGCTGATACGAATTCGGCACTTCATGCTGGCGCGAGGGTGCATTCGCTGGTTTTGCATGCCGCGGCTCCTTCTTGTTGTTATATCCGTGAAATCAGTACCAACGCGCCTCACCGGCAGGACGCTTCTTGAAGCGCTTCATGGTCCACATGTATTGGCTTGGCCAGCGACGCACGTAACTTTCGATCATGCGGCTCATGGACGCAACGGCCACATTAACGTCTTCGCTGTACATCTCCTGCGGCGCAGCTTCGAGAATCACCTTGAAGCCCGAGCCATCCTCCAGGCGCAGCGCATGCAGAAACACGCCTACCGCCTTGCCGCCAGTGAGCATACCGGGGACGAATTTGCTGGTCAGTGCCTGAGTGGCAAAAAAGGGCACGAAGACGCCTGAGCTTTCACTGGGTTCCGGGTCGGCGGGAATCCCCACCGAACCGCCGCGACGCACTTCCTTGATCACGCTAAGGATGCCCTCTCGGGTAGAAGGGGC is from Pseudomonas saudiphocaensis and encodes:
- the ehuD gene encoding ectoine/hydroxyectoine ABC transporter permease subunit EhuD → MNFFDWEFAWSILPRLLDASLKTIGITLAGFSIAIVLGLFLAIGRRSRLRWLSWPVTGLIEFIRSTPLLIQVYFLFFVAPAYGLNLTALQAGIIGIALHYACYTAEVYRAGLDAVPRAQWEAVTALNMKPLTAYRKIILPQALRPILPALGNYLISMLKDTPVLSAITVVEIMQRAKNIGSEHFRYLEPITMVGLFFLILSLGLAWLVRRLENRMELAR
- a CDS encoding tetratricopeptide repeat protein — encoded protein: MLDSLEKMLAQGMDNPMLRFGLGKGYLDAGDAERAVTHFRRCVELDPKYSAAWKLLGRALQSCGDLDGARAAWEKGLVAAQAHGDKQAEKEMTVFLRKLDKAQSP
- the ehuB gene encoding ectoine/hydroxyectoine ABC transporter substrate-binding protein EhuB translates to MRAPTISPISRLLIGCTALASITISSLSQADTLAKIKENSSVRIGYANETPFAYTATDGSVTGESPEIVEKIFQRLGIETINPVLTEWGSLIPGLRASRFDLIAAGMYITPERCKQVLFTDPHYQLPDTLLVKTGNPKNLRSYEDIANNPDAKLAIMSGTVNLAYARKAGIKDSQIVQVPDTTSQLQAVRTGRADAAIGTQLTMKGLAEKAGDQVEATTDFKDDPAHTGYGALAFRPQDKALRDAVNAELKKWLGSEEHLKTVEPFGFDRSNVTDKTAEELCSA
- the ehuC gene encoding ectoine/hydroxyectoine ABC transporter permease subunit EhuC, which codes for MNELLPLMLEGAWVTVQVTFFGSLLAIAVALVAAFGRLSPIAPLRWLAISYIEVFRGSSLLVQLFWLYFVLPMPPFNVSLSAFQVAVIGLGLNIGAYGAEVLRGAIRSVHEGQYEACQALNMTPWQRTRRIILPQALLAAIPPGTNLLIELLKNTSLVSLITLSDLAFRARQLDQATLMTLEIFGLALVMYFILAQIINFSMRALERRLSRGRMRGGLS
- a CDS encoding PilZ domain-containing protein, with the translated sequence MQNQRMHPRASMKCRIRISHESFGEVLAQTRDLSDSGVYVKHPDLVSLQPGTIVRGQVQDLPIPAPELQMEVMRVDAEGVGLRFILAN
- the ehuA gene encoding ectoine/hydroxyectoine ABC transporter ATP-binding protein EhuA, which produces MNPSTPTPVQPTETSASSEPMVQFRDVTKRYGDLTVLDHLDLDVHNGEKVAIIGPSGSGKSTLLRALMTLEDIDEGMIMVDGEPLTHMPDANGQLVRASSRHQRNVRGKVGMVFQSFNLFPHMNALQNVMEAPVQVLGLSTAEARERATELLAMVGLDDKFEHYPSQLSGGQQQRVAIARALAMRPKVMLFDEVTSALDPELCGEVLNVIRRLGDAHSLTMLMVTHQMGFAREFADRVCFFNEGRILEEGTPDELFGNPQQERTQAFLSAVNEAH
- the rsmB gene encoding 16S rRNA (cytosine(967)-C(5))-methyltransferase RsmB, whose product is MNPRLAAARALSTVLAGKASLGSSLPDVLAKVEARDRGLTQELAFGAARWQPRLAGLAERLLQKPFKAADRDVEALLLVGLYQLFYTRIPHHAAIGETVGCVEKLKKPWAKGLLNAVLRNAQREGEALLAELEHDPVIRVAHPRWLQKSLKAFWPQHWEAICAANNAHPPMMLRVNRRQTSRDEYLAELQAAGIEAFACRFSEDGIRLAAACDVQQLPGFAEGRVSVQDEAAQLAAGLLELKPGQRVLDACCAPGGKTCHILEREPELAEVVALDLEPKRLQRVQENLQRLQLKATLTTADARDTQAWWDGKPFQRILLDAPCSATGVIRRHPDIKLARQADDIAPLAILQGEMLDALWPTLEVGGVLLYATCSVLPTENREVIEAFLNRTPGARELDLPDAFGLQQPHGRQLLPQEDGHDGFYYAKLIKIAAQPGAGKR
- the trkA gene encoding Trk system potassium transporter TrkA, whose translation is MKIIILGAGQVGGTLAENLASEANDITVVDTDPDRLRDLGDRLDIRTVVGHASFPTVLRQAGADDADMLVAVTNSDETNMVACQVAFTLFNTPTKIARVREPAYLTRTSLFNNEAIPVDVLISPEQVVTNYIRRLIEIPGSLQVIDFAGGKAQLVAVRAYYGGPLVGQELRQIRAHMPNVDTRVAAIFRRNQPILPQGNTVIEADDEVFFIAAKADIRAVMSEMRRLDESYKNILIAGGGHIGERLAEAIENRYQVKIIEMSTARCRYLSDTLDNTVILHGSASDRDLLLEENIRDVDVFLALTNDDEANIMSSLLAKRLGARKVMCIINNPAYVDLVQGGEIDIAISPQLATIGTLLTHVRRGDIVSAHSLRRGAAEAIEVVAHGDIRSSKVIGREIGKISLPPGTSIGAIIRDEKVLIAHSNTVIESGDHVILFLVDKKQVRNVERLFQAGLTFF